A genomic window from Solanum stenotomum isolate F172 chromosome 10, ASM1918654v1, whole genome shotgun sequence includes:
- the LOC125841267 gene encoding aspartyl protease family protein At5g10770-like — protein sequence MATRSVLFSSSFLLILLSFSLEKSNALEGRKTIESNFHTIQLTSILPSSSCKPSSKGKRGGTSLEVINKHGPCSQLNKKGEKGQTLTEILAHDQARVDSIQTRIAAQNFNLFRKTEKTSKKYRAKDSKTTLPAQPGTALSTGNYIVTIGIGTPKKDLTLIFDTGSDLTWTQCEPCFKTCFPQQQPIFNPSSSSTYSNISCSSTACSGLKSATGNTPLCSSSTCVYGIQYGDSSFSIGFFAKDKLTLSATDVFDGFMFGCGQDNKGLFGKTAGLIGLGRDPLSIVSQTSAKFGKYFSYCLPTRRGSNGHLTFGKNGAKSNLQFTPFASSQGTSFYFIDVLGISVGGKALAISPMVFKNAGTIIDSGTVITRLPSTAYANMRATFREFMSKYPRAPDLSLLDTCYDLSNYTSVSIPKISFNFNGNTKMDLVPNGIFFVNGASQVCLAFAGNGDDDSIGIFGNTQQQTMEIVYDVAGEKLGFGYGGCT from the exons ATGGCCACTAGAAGTGTGttgttctcttcttcttttcttctcattttgctTTCATTCTCTTTGGAGAAAAGCAATGCTTTGGAAGGAAGAAAAACAATTGAATCCAATTTCCACACTATCCAACTCACCTctattcttccttcttcttcttgcaaGCCTTCTAGCAaag GTAAAAGAGGAGGGACATCATTGGAGGTCATCAACAAACATGGGCCATGTTCTCAACTCAACAAAAAGGGTGAAAAAGGCCAAACTTTAACAGAAATCTTGGCCCATGATCAAGCCCGAGTGGATTCAATCCAAACCCGAATCGCAGCCCAAAATTTCAACCTATTCAGAAAGACAGAAAAAACCTCCAAAAAGTACAGAGCAAAAGACTCAAAAACCACTCTCCCGGCGCAACCCGGCACCGCTCTTAGCACCGGAAACTACATCGTCACCATCGGAATCGGAACTCCGAAGAAGGATCTCACACTCATCTTCGACACCGGTAGTGACCTTACATGGACTCAATGCGAACCCTGTTTCAAAACATGCTTTCCTCAACAACAACCAATTTTCAACCCATCGTCTTCTTCAACTTATTCCAACATTTCCTGCAGTTCCACAGCTTGTTCTGGGCTTAAATCAGCTACCGGAAATACTCCTCTTTGTTCTTCATCTACCTGCGTTTACGGTATCCAGTATGGTGATTCATCGTTCTCAATTGGGTTTTTCGCGAAGGATAAGCTAACTTTATCAGCAACAGATGTGTTTGATGGATTTATGTTCGGTTGTGGGCAAGATAACAAAGGATTATTCGGGAAAACCGCCGGATTAATCGGTTTAGGCAGGGATCCTCTTTCTATTGTATCACAAACATCTGCGAAATTCGGGAAATACTTCTCTTACTGCCTTCCTACCAGAAGAGGATCTAATGGCCATTTAACCTTCGGCAAAAATGGAGCTAAATCGAACCTCCAGTTCACACCATTTGCTTCATCACAAGGAACATCGTTTTACTTCATTGATGTATTGGGTATTTCTGTTGGTGGAAAAGCGTTAGCGATAAGTCCAATGGTGTTTAAGAACGCTGGAACAATCATAGATTCCGGTACTGTGATTACCCGGTTACCTTCTACGGCGTATGCTAATATGCGAGCAACTTTCCGGGAGTTCATGAGCAAGTATCCCAGAGCACCAGATCTATCTTTGCTTGATACTTGCTATGATTTAAGCAATTACACTAGCGTTAGcattccaaaaatcagcttcaaCTTCAATGGCAATACGAAGATGGACTTGGTTCCAAATGGTATTTTCTTCGTAAACGGTGCATCTCAGGTTTGCTTGGCTTTCGCTGGAAATGGAGATGATGATAGTATTGGGATTTTTGGGAATACACAACAGCAGACAATGGAGATTGTGTATGATGTTGCTGGTGAGAAATTAGGGTTTGGTTATGGTGGATGtacttga